From a single Anoplolepis gracilipes chromosome 3, ASM4749672v1, whole genome shotgun sequence genomic region:
- the Bre1 gene encoding E3 ubiquitin-protein ligase Bre1 isoform X2, producing MLLLLYNCAKMSKRSADSGDTSSQPAIKKVQFEPILIGPISTLEEMDMKVLQFQNKKLAQRLEQRHRMEAELRQRIEQLEKRQMQDDAVLNVVNRYWNQLNEDIRVLLQRFDAETADESENKNESEATTSFLMQLSSWDKEELDEKLANRVQVSKRAVSKVVQAFDRLSQRNEKITLALKGEFDGEETPNIDEVVRRANAEIQMENRNLQVLNLQLHEKHHTSSLKMSRLQDTIMGKDTLVAELRNQVDDLQYELNKVRARNDKLEHHLGDAIEKLKAFQQIHGTDEKGSNKPNTLVASSVSQTKLEDLQRELEETRELANNRLQELDKLHQQHRDTLKEVEKLKMDIRQLPESVIVETTEYKCLQSQFSVLYNESMQLKTQLDDARNQLQSSKNSHLRHIEMMESEELMAQKKLRGECIQLEDVLAQLRKEYEMLRIEFEQNLAANEQTGPINREMRHLITSLQNHNQQLKGEVHRYKRKYKEASTEIPRLKREVEELTAKLGQQTSQENKEGNNSDGSGKEEDASNSLPGSTQIKEESGVTIKRESGADEEVETIEVGENEGNKGTPDSLTLTSPTLKKEKDIKREKDIKKESVKTEHRDPAHRTKDGKMVESEIVRDLKAQLKKAVNEMKEMKLLLDMYKGVGKEQRDKVQLMAAERKTRAELEDLRQQVKKIQESKREERKKLADEDAQIKIKKLEEQAYNLQRQVAGQKQEEEALLNEMEVTGQAFEDMQEQNSRLIQQLREKDDANFKLMTERIKSNQLHKLAREEKDVLKEQVSTLTTQVEAANVVVRKLEEKERLLQNSLATVEKELALRQQAMEMHKRKAIESAQSAADLKLHLEKYHSQMKEAQQVVAEKTSSLEAEAYKTKRLQEEIAQLRRKVERMKKIELAETLDEVMAEELREYKETLTCPSCKVKRKDAVLTKCFHVFCWDCLRTRYETRQRKCPKCNCAFGANDYHRLYLST from the exons atgctattattatt ATATAACTGTGCAAAGATGTCGAAACGATCAGCAGATAGTGGGGACACCAGTTCCCAACCAGCCATCAAAAAAGTGCAATTTGAGCCAATTTTAATTGGACCTATATCCACTCTTGAAGAGATGGATATGAAAGTTCTACAGTTTCAGAATAAGAAGCTTGCGCAG AGATTGGAGCAAAGACATAGAATGGAAGCTGAATTGAGACAGCGAATTGAACAATTAGAAAAACGTCAAATGCAGGACGATGCAGTACTTAATGTAGTTAATCGATATTGGAATCAGCTTAACGAAGACATACGTGTATTACTGCAGAGGTTTGATGCTGAAACTGCTGACGAATCTGAAAACAAAA aTGAGAGTGAAGCTACAACATCATTTCTCATGCAACTCTCTTCCTGGGATAAAGAAGAATTAGATGAAAAGTTAGCAAATCGTGTTCAAGTGTCAAAACGAGCAGTGTCTAAAGTTGTTCAAGCATTTGATCGCTTGTCtcaaagaaatgaaaaaattactctTGCACTCAAAGGAGAGTTTGATGGTG AAGAGACGCCAAATATTGACGAAGTCGTACGTCGCGCTAATGCGGAAATTCAGAtggaaaatagaaatttacaaGTTTTAAATCTACAATTGCATGAGAAACATCATACTAGCTCATTAAAG ATGTCACGATTGCAAGATACTATAATGGGAAAGGATACTCTTGTGGCAGAATTACGGAATCAAGTAGATGATTTGCAATACGAATTGAACAAAGTGCGGGCGAGGAATGATAAACTGGAACATCATCTTGGTGACgcgattgaaaaattaaaagcatttCAGCAAATTCATGGTACAGATGAAAAAGGCAGCAATAAACCAAATACTTTGGTTGCTTCCAGTGTTTCACAgactaaa CTGGAAGATTTACAAAGAGAGCTTGAAGAGACACGTGAATTAGCTAACAATAGATTGCAGGAATTGGATAAATTACATCAGCAACATCGTGACACCTTAAAAGAAGTAGAAAAGTTGAAAATGGAt ATAAGACAGCTTCCCGAATCGGTAATTGTGGAAACGACAGAGTACAAATGTTTGCAATCGCAGttttctgtattatataatgagtCCATGCAGTTAAAAACACAATTAGATGATGCTCGCAATCAATTGCAATCGAGCAAAAATTCACATTTACGCCATATCGAGATGATGGag agtGAAGAGTTAATGGCTCAAAAGAAATTGCGTGGAGAGTGTATACAACTCGAAGATGTTTTAGCGCAATTACGCAAGGAGTACGAGATGCTTCGCATCGAGTTTGAACAGAATCTAGCGGCCAATGAACAAACAGGTCCGATTAATCGAGAAATGCGACATCTAATTACCTCTCTTCAAAATCACAATCAACAATTGAAAGGAGAAGTGCATCGTTACAAACGAAAGTACAAAGAAGCTTCTACCGAAATACCTCgg tTAAAAAGAGAAGTAGAGGAATTGACAGCAAAATTAGGCCAGCAAACATCTCAAGAAAACAAGGAAGGAAATAATTCAGATGGCAGTGGAAAAGAAGAAGATGCATCAAACTCTTTGCCAGGTTCTACACag ataaaagaagaaagtgGAGTTACGATAAAGAGAGAATCCGGTGCTGACGAAGAGGTGGAAACTATCGAAGTAGGAGAGAATGAGGGTAACAAAGGAACACCAGATTCTCTGACATTAACTTCGCCGACTttaaaaaaggagaaagatattaaacgtgaaaaagatataaaaaaagaatctgtGAAAACCGAGCATCGCGATCCCGCGCATCGTACCAAAGACGGAAAAATGGTGGAATCGGAGATTGTGAGAGACTTGAAGGCACAGCTCAA GAAGGCTGTGaatgaaatgaaagaaatgaaaCTTCTCTTAGACATGTACAAAGGCGTTGGAAAAGAGCAACGAGACAAAGTACAATTAATGGCTGCAGAACGTAAAACTAGAGCAGAGCTGGAGGATTTACGACagcaagttaaaaaaattcaa GAAAGTAAACGCGAAGAACGTAAAAAGTTAGCTGATGAAGatgcacaaataaaaattaaaaagttggaAGAACAAGCATACAATTTGCAACGTCAAGTTGCTGGTCAAAAACAG GAGGAGGAAGCGCTTCTGAATGAAATGGAAGTGACTGGACAAGCGTTCGAGGACATGCAAGAACAGAATTCCAGACTGATACAACAGCTACGCGAGAAAGATGATGCCAACTTTAAGCTCATGACCGAAAGGATCAAAAGTAATCAACTGCACAAGCTTGCAAGAGAAGAAAAGGATGTGCTGAAGGAGCAGGTATCCACGCTGACGACGCAGGTGGAAGCGGCAAACGTTGTCGTGCGAAAGTTAGAAGAAAAAGAGCGTCTCTTACAAAACTCTCTCGCCACGGTGGAGAAGGAATTGGCTCTGAGACAGCAGGCGATGGAAATGCACAAGCGGAAGGCGATAGAGAGCGCACAATCGGCCGCCGACCTGAAACTTCATCTTG AGAAGTATCATTCCCAAATGAAGGAGGCGCAGCAAGTTGTAGCAGAGAAAACAAGTTCTTTAGAAGCTGAAGcatataaaactaaaagattACAG gaGGAGATAGCACAACTTAGACGCAAGGTCGAGCGTATGAAGAAGATCGAACTCGCCGAAACATTGGACGAAGTGATGGCGGAGGAGTTGCGAGAATATAAAGAAACATTGACGTGTCCGTCTTGCAAAGTGAAGCGTAAAGACGCTGTACTCACCAAGTGCTTCCACGTATTTTGTTGGGATTGCTTACGCACGCGTTACGAAACGCGACAACGGAAATGTCCGAAATGTAACTGCGCCTTCGGCGCTAACGACTACCATCGACTGTACCTGTCTACATGA
- the Mpp6 gene encoding M-phase phosphoprotein 6, producing MDSKRLALSKSILDMKFMKRTKDKVEKQQFQEEGEEYFGSILTSRMKETSGKFFIESSYVFCEGLIDGRLSFQGMNPMIEKLMEAKENEKRAQTKTKEEVDMSDEQMAVQWQKMRTKFDVMRRPQYKTSRKLQHSRTDCNDEPMEKKPKFLKPVE from the exons ATGGATTCAAAGAGGTTGGCTCTATCAAAAAGTATATTGGACATGAAG TTCATGAAACGGACAAAGGACAAAGTGGAGAAACAGCAGTTTCAAGAGGAAGGAGAGGAGTACTTTGGCAGTATACTCACATCACGTATGAAAGAAACATC TGGGAAATTCTTTATAGAATCAAGTTATGTTTTCTGTGAGGGACTTATCGACGGTAGATTAAGTTTTCAAGGAATGAATCCAATGATAGAGAAACTAATGGAAGcaaaagaaaatgagaaacGTGCCCAAACGAAGACTAAGGAAGAAGTTGACATGTCGGACGAGCAAATGGCTGTTCAATGGCAAAAAATGCGAACAAAGTTTGACGTTATGCGTAGGCCACAATACAAAACTAGTAGAAAATTGCAACATAGCAGAACAGACTGCAATGACGAACCAATGGAGAAGAAACCAAAATTTCTAAAACCTGTAGAATAA
- the Bre1 gene encoding E3 ubiquitin-protein ligase Bre1 isoform X3: MSKRSADSGDTSSQPAIKKVQFEPILIGPISTLEEMDMKVLQFQNKKLAQRLEQRHRMEAELRQRIEQLEKRQMQDDAVLNVVNRYWNQLNEDIRVLLQRFDAETADESENKNESEATTSFLMQLSSWDKEELDEKLANRVQVSKRAVSKVVQAFDRLSQRNEKITLALKGEFDGEETPNIDEVVRRANAEIQMENRNLQVLNLQLHEKHHTSSLKMSRLQDTIMGKDTLVAELRNQVDDLQYELNKVRARNDKLEHHLGDAIEKLKAFQQIHGTDEKGSNKPNTLVASSVSQTKLEDLQRELEETRELANNRLQELDKLHQQHRDTLKEVEKLKMDIRQLPESVIVETTEYKCLQSQFSVLYNESMQLKTQLDDARNQLQSSKNSHLRHIEMMESEELMAQKKLRGECIQLEDVLAQLRKEYEMLRIEFEQNLAANEQTGPINREMRHLITSLQNHNQQLKGEVHRYKRKYKEASTEIPRLKREVEELTAKLGQQTSQENKEGNNSDGSGKEEDASNSLPGSTQIKEESGVTIKRESGADEEVETIEVGENEGNKGTPDSLTLTSPTLKKEKDIKREKDIKKESVKTEHRDPAHRTKDGKMVESEIVRDLKAQLKKAVNEMKEMKLLLDMYKGVGKEQRDKVQLMAAERKTRAELEDLRQQVKKIQESKREERKKLADEDAQIKIKKLEEQAYNLQRQVAGQKQNCVLGMQEEEALLNEMEVTGQAFEDMQEQNSRLIQQLREKDDANFKLMTERIKSNQLHKLAREEKDVLKEQVSTLTTQVEAANVVVRKLEEKERLLQNSLATVEKELALRQQAMEMHKRKAIESAQSAADLKLHLEKYHSQMKEAQQVVAEKTSSLEAEAYKTKRLQEEIAQLRRKVERMKKIELAETLDEVMAEELREYKETLTCPSCKVKRKDAVLTKCFHVFCWDCLRTRYETRQRKCPKCNCAFGANDYHRLYLST, encoded by the exons ATGTCGAAACGATCAGCAGATAGTGGGGACACCAGTTCCCAACCAGCCATCAAAAAAGTGCAATTTGAGCCAATTTTAATTGGACCTATATCCACTCTTGAAGAGATGGATATGAAAGTTCTACAGTTTCAGAATAAGAAGCTTGCGCAG AGATTGGAGCAAAGACATAGAATGGAAGCTGAATTGAGACAGCGAATTGAACAATTAGAAAAACGTCAAATGCAGGACGATGCAGTACTTAATGTAGTTAATCGATATTGGAATCAGCTTAACGAAGACATACGTGTATTACTGCAGAGGTTTGATGCTGAAACTGCTGACGAATCTGAAAACAAAA aTGAGAGTGAAGCTACAACATCATTTCTCATGCAACTCTCTTCCTGGGATAAAGAAGAATTAGATGAAAAGTTAGCAAATCGTGTTCAAGTGTCAAAACGAGCAGTGTCTAAAGTTGTTCAAGCATTTGATCGCTTGTCtcaaagaaatgaaaaaattactctTGCACTCAAAGGAGAGTTTGATGGTG AAGAGACGCCAAATATTGACGAAGTCGTACGTCGCGCTAATGCGGAAATTCAGAtggaaaatagaaatttacaaGTTTTAAATCTACAATTGCATGAGAAACATCATACTAGCTCATTAAAG ATGTCACGATTGCAAGATACTATAATGGGAAAGGATACTCTTGTGGCAGAATTACGGAATCAAGTAGATGATTTGCAATACGAATTGAACAAAGTGCGGGCGAGGAATGATAAACTGGAACATCATCTTGGTGACgcgattgaaaaattaaaagcatttCAGCAAATTCATGGTACAGATGAAAAAGGCAGCAATAAACCAAATACTTTGGTTGCTTCCAGTGTTTCACAgactaaa CTGGAAGATTTACAAAGAGAGCTTGAAGAGACACGTGAATTAGCTAACAATAGATTGCAGGAATTGGATAAATTACATCAGCAACATCGTGACACCTTAAAAGAAGTAGAAAAGTTGAAAATGGAt ATAAGACAGCTTCCCGAATCGGTAATTGTGGAAACGACAGAGTACAAATGTTTGCAATCGCAGttttctgtattatataatgagtCCATGCAGTTAAAAACACAATTAGATGATGCTCGCAATCAATTGCAATCGAGCAAAAATTCACATTTACGCCATATCGAGATGATGGag agtGAAGAGTTAATGGCTCAAAAGAAATTGCGTGGAGAGTGTATACAACTCGAAGATGTTTTAGCGCAATTACGCAAGGAGTACGAGATGCTTCGCATCGAGTTTGAACAGAATCTAGCGGCCAATGAACAAACAGGTCCGATTAATCGAGAAATGCGACATCTAATTACCTCTCTTCAAAATCACAATCAACAATTGAAAGGAGAAGTGCATCGTTACAAACGAAAGTACAAAGAAGCTTCTACCGAAATACCTCgg tTAAAAAGAGAAGTAGAGGAATTGACAGCAAAATTAGGCCAGCAAACATCTCAAGAAAACAAGGAAGGAAATAATTCAGATGGCAGTGGAAAAGAAGAAGATGCATCAAACTCTTTGCCAGGTTCTACACag ataaaagaagaaagtgGAGTTACGATAAAGAGAGAATCCGGTGCTGACGAAGAGGTGGAAACTATCGAAGTAGGAGAGAATGAGGGTAACAAAGGAACACCAGATTCTCTGACATTAACTTCGCCGACTttaaaaaaggagaaagatattaaacgtgaaaaagatataaaaaaagaatctgtGAAAACCGAGCATCGCGATCCCGCGCATCGTACCAAAGACGGAAAAATGGTGGAATCGGAGATTGTGAGAGACTTGAAGGCACAGCTCAA GAAGGCTGTGaatgaaatgaaagaaatgaaaCTTCTCTTAGACATGTACAAAGGCGTTGGAAAAGAGCAACGAGACAAAGTACAATTAATGGCTGCAGAACGTAAAACTAGAGCAGAGCTGGAGGATTTACGACagcaagttaaaaaaattcaa GAAAGTAAACGCGAAGAACGTAAAAAGTTAGCTGATGAAGatgcacaaataaaaattaaaaagttggaAGAACAAGCATACAATTTGCAACGTCAAGTTGCTGGTCAAAAACAG AATTGTGTATTGGGTATGCAGGAGGAGGAAGCGCTTCTGAATGAAATGGAAGTGACTGGACAAGCGTTCGAGGACATGCAAGAACAGAATTCCAGACTGATACAACAGCTACGCGAGAAAGATGATGCCAACTTTAAGCTCATGACCGAAAGGATCAAAAGTAATCAACTGCACAAGCTTGCAAGAGAAGAAAAGGATGTGCTGAAGGAGCAGGTATCCACGCTGACGACGCAGGTGGAAGCGGCAAACGTTGTCGTGCGAAAGTTAGAAGAAAAAGAGCGTCTCTTACAAAACTCTCTCGCCACGGTGGAGAAGGAATTGGCTCTGAGACAGCAGGCGATGGAAATGCACAAGCGGAAGGCGATAGAGAGCGCACAATCGGCCGCCGACCTGAAACTTCATCTTG AGAAGTATCATTCCCAAATGAAGGAGGCGCAGCAAGTTGTAGCAGAGAAAACAAGTTCTTTAGAAGCTGAAGcatataaaactaaaagattACAG gaGGAGATAGCACAACTTAGACGCAAGGTCGAGCGTATGAAGAAGATCGAACTCGCCGAAACATTGGACGAAGTGATGGCGGAGGAGTTGCGAGAATATAAAGAAACATTGACGTGTCCGTCTTGCAAAGTGAAGCGTAAAGACGCTGTACTCACCAAGTGCTTCCACGTATTTTGTTGGGATTGCTTACGCACGCGTTACGAAACGCGACAACGGAAATGTCCGAAATGTAACTGCGCCTTCGGCGCTAACGACTACCATCGACTGTACCTGTCTACATGA
- the Bre1 gene encoding E3 ubiquitin-protein ligase Bre1 isoform X1 gives MLLLLYNCAKMSKRSADSGDTSSQPAIKKVQFEPILIGPISTLEEMDMKVLQFQNKKLAQRLEQRHRMEAELRQRIEQLEKRQMQDDAVLNVVNRYWNQLNEDIRVLLQRFDAETADESENKNESEATTSFLMQLSSWDKEELDEKLANRVQVSKRAVSKVVQAFDRLSQRNEKITLALKGEFDGEETPNIDEVVRRANAEIQMENRNLQVLNLQLHEKHHTSSLKMSRLQDTIMGKDTLVAELRNQVDDLQYELNKVRARNDKLEHHLGDAIEKLKAFQQIHGTDEKGSNKPNTLVASSVSQTKLEDLQRELEETRELANNRLQELDKLHQQHRDTLKEVEKLKMDIRQLPESVIVETTEYKCLQSQFSVLYNESMQLKTQLDDARNQLQSSKNSHLRHIEMMESEELMAQKKLRGECIQLEDVLAQLRKEYEMLRIEFEQNLAANEQTGPINREMRHLITSLQNHNQQLKGEVHRYKRKYKEASTEIPRLKREVEELTAKLGQQTSQENKEGNNSDGSGKEEDASNSLPGSTQIKEESGVTIKRESGADEEVETIEVGENEGNKGTPDSLTLTSPTLKKEKDIKREKDIKKESVKTEHRDPAHRTKDGKMVESEIVRDLKAQLKKAVNEMKEMKLLLDMYKGVGKEQRDKVQLMAAERKTRAELEDLRQQVKKIQESKREERKKLADEDAQIKIKKLEEQAYNLQRQVAGQKQNCVLGMQEEEALLNEMEVTGQAFEDMQEQNSRLIQQLREKDDANFKLMTERIKSNQLHKLAREEKDVLKEQVSTLTTQVEAANVVVRKLEEKERLLQNSLATVEKELALRQQAMEMHKRKAIESAQSAADLKLHLEKYHSQMKEAQQVVAEKTSSLEAEAYKTKRLQEEIAQLRRKVERMKKIELAETLDEVMAEELREYKETLTCPSCKVKRKDAVLTKCFHVFCWDCLRTRYETRQRKCPKCNCAFGANDYHRLYLST, from the exons atgctattattatt ATATAACTGTGCAAAGATGTCGAAACGATCAGCAGATAGTGGGGACACCAGTTCCCAACCAGCCATCAAAAAAGTGCAATTTGAGCCAATTTTAATTGGACCTATATCCACTCTTGAAGAGATGGATATGAAAGTTCTACAGTTTCAGAATAAGAAGCTTGCGCAG AGATTGGAGCAAAGACATAGAATGGAAGCTGAATTGAGACAGCGAATTGAACAATTAGAAAAACGTCAAATGCAGGACGATGCAGTACTTAATGTAGTTAATCGATATTGGAATCAGCTTAACGAAGACATACGTGTATTACTGCAGAGGTTTGATGCTGAAACTGCTGACGAATCTGAAAACAAAA aTGAGAGTGAAGCTACAACATCATTTCTCATGCAACTCTCTTCCTGGGATAAAGAAGAATTAGATGAAAAGTTAGCAAATCGTGTTCAAGTGTCAAAACGAGCAGTGTCTAAAGTTGTTCAAGCATTTGATCGCTTGTCtcaaagaaatgaaaaaattactctTGCACTCAAAGGAGAGTTTGATGGTG AAGAGACGCCAAATATTGACGAAGTCGTACGTCGCGCTAATGCGGAAATTCAGAtggaaaatagaaatttacaaGTTTTAAATCTACAATTGCATGAGAAACATCATACTAGCTCATTAAAG ATGTCACGATTGCAAGATACTATAATGGGAAAGGATACTCTTGTGGCAGAATTACGGAATCAAGTAGATGATTTGCAATACGAATTGAACAAAGTGCGGGCGAGGAATGATAAACTGGAACATCATCTTGGTGACgcgattgaaaaattaaaagcatttCAGCAAATTCATGGTACAGATGAAAAAGGCAGCAATAAACCAAATACTTTGGTTGCTTCCAGTGTTTCACAgactaaa CTGGAAGATTTACAAAGAGAGCTTGAAGAGACACGTGAATTAGCTAACAATAGATTGCAGGAATTGGATAAATTACATCAGCAACATCGTGACACCTTAAAAGAAGTAGAAAAGTTGAAAATGGAt ATAAGACAGCTTCCCGAATCGGTAATTGTGGAAACGACAGAGTACAAATGTTTGCAATCGCAGttttctgtattatataatgagtCCATGCAGTTAAAAACACAATTAGATGATGCTCGCAATCAATTGCAATCGAGCAAAAATTCACATTTACGCCATATCGAGATGATGGag agtGAAGAGTTAATGGCTCAAAAGAAATTGCGTGGAGAGTGTATACAACTCGAAGATGTTTTAGCGCAATTACGCAAGGAGTACGAGATGCTTCGCATCGAGTTTGAACAGAATCTAGCGGCCAATGAACAAACAGGTCCGATTAATCGAGAAATGCGACATCTAATTACCTCTCTTCAAAATCACAATCAACAATTGAAAGGAGAAGTGCATCGTTACAAACGAAAGTACAAAGAAGCTTCTACCGAAATACCTCgg tTAAAAAGAGAAGTAGAGGAATTGACAGCAAAATTAGGCCAGCAAACATCTCAAGAAAACAAGGAAGGAAATAATTCAGATGGCAGTGGAAAAGAAGAAGATGCATCAAACTCTTTGCCAGGTTCTACACag ataaaagaagaaagtgGAGTTACGATAAAGAGAGAATCCGGTGCTGACGAAGAGGTGGAAACTATCGAAGTAGGAGAGAATGAGGGTAACAAAGGAACACCAGATTCTCTGACATTAACTTCGCCGACTttaaaaaaggagaaagatattaaacgtgaaaaagatataaaaaaagaatctgtGAAAACCGAGCATCGCGATCCCGCGCATCGTACCAAAGACGGAAAAATGGTGGAATCGGAGATTGTGAGAGACTTGAAGGCACAGCTCAA GAAGGCTGTGaatgaaatgaaagaaatgaaaCTTCTCTTAGACATGTACAAAGGCGTTGGAAAAGAGCAACGAGACAAAGTACAATTAATGGCTGCAGAACGTAAAACTAGAGCAGAGCTGGAGGATTTACGACagcaagttaaaaaaattcaa GAAAGTAAACGCGAAGAACGTAAAAAGTTAGCTGATGAAGatgcacaaataaaaattaaaaagttggaAGAACAAGCATACAATTTGCAACGTCAAGTTGCTGGTCAAAAACAG AATTGTGTATTGGGTATGCAGGAGGAGGAAGCGCTTCTGAATGAAATGGAAGTGACTGGACAAGCGTTCGAGGACATGCAAGAACAGAATTCCAGACTGATACAACAGCTACGCGAGAAAGATGATGCCAACTTTAAGCTCATGACCGAAAGGATCAAAAGTAATCAACTGCACAAGCTTGCAAGAGAAGAAAAGGATGTGCTGAAGGAGCAGGTATCCACGCTGACGACGCAGGTGGAAGCGGCAAACGTTGTCGTGCGAAAGTTAGAAGAAAAAGAGCGTCTCTTACAAAACTCTCTCGCCACGGTGGAGAAGGAATTGGCTCTGAGACAGCAGGCGATGGAAATGCACAAGCGGAAGGCGATAGAGAGCGCACAATCGGCCGCCGACCTGAAACTTCATCTTG AGAAGTATCATTCCCAAATGAAGGAGGCGCAGCAAGTTGTAGCAGAGAAAACAAGTTCTTTAGAAGCTGAAGcatataaaactaaaagattACAG gaGGAGATAGCACAACTTAGACGCAAGGTCGAGCGTATGAAGAAGATCGAACTCGCCGAAACATTGGACGAAGTGATGGCGGAGGAGTTGCGAGAATATAAAGAAACATTGACGTGTCCGTCTTGCAAAGTGAAGCGTAAAGACGCTGTACTCACCAAGTGCTTCCACGTATTTTGTTGGGATTGCTTACGCACGCGTTACGAAACGCGACAACGGAAATGTCCGAAATGTAACTGCGCCTTCGGCGCTAACGACTACCATCGACTGTACCTGTCTACATGA
- the LOC140663557 gene encoding EF-hand domain-containing family member B, which produces MTEQMKQIAETEESTTEVREDIARSWYRKSHNHYEPSEQITRDYKKPFDKCDRFGKPTKSKRLESQIKRLFTWINHEPITLVDRRQADFTNRTRSFVGRIKDPKTSRLYADIVHGKKSVKDKFDASDALRDTDLNKQTVFWWHCLRDLSNFRRKLKKRVPEVPFLDIEDELSCLDQKYVGVLPENKVFSIFEKYHIFPNKEFLSPLMDTLLLRKDGNINYRELLNLLNWRRKLPVLPKIEQASLASSDYITTYSDSIGNIQAIDSAKIRAAGLPSERWDFSMTTLPRPGICPDKENLGDQTSVRCLISPSIFTRYGLTHIDLFKTRDKEEMREIFENIGFEFPKDSFDTFWEEGQRKDCTGGVCVETFRELLAASDFTIKKITCG; this is translated from the exons ATGACAGAACAG atgAAACAAATAGCTGAAACTGAGGAAAGCACTACAGAAGTGCGAGAAGATATCGCGCGTTCTTGGTATCGAAAATCGCATAATCATTACGAGCCATCGGAACAAATTACAAGAGA TTACAAAAAGCCCTTCGATAAATGTGATAGATTTGGTAAACCTACAAAAAGTAAGAGATTAGAATCACAGATCAAAAGACTTTTCACGTGGATCAATCATGAACCAATTACGTTAGTCGATCGTCGACAAGCAGATTTCACGAATCGCACTAGATCATTTGTTGGACGAATCAA GGACCCGAAAACATCGCGTCTTTATGCAGATATCGTGCACGGTAAGAAGAGCGTCAAAGACAAGTTTGATGCTTCGGACGCTTTACGCGATACCGATTTAAACAAGCAGACTGTTTTCTGGTGGCACTGTTTACGTGATTTAAGCAATTTCCGTCGAAAGCTGAAGAAACGCGTTCCGGAAGTACCATTCTTGGATATAGAGGATGAACTTTCTTGTCTGGAccaa AAATATGTCGGAGTTCTacctgaaaataaagttttctccATCTTCGAGAAGTATCATATATTTCCGAACAAGGAATTTCTCTCTCCGTTGATGGATACGTTGCTGTTACGCAAAGacggaaatattaattacagagAATTGCTCAATCTCTTGAATTGGAGACGCAAATTGCCAGTTCTGCCAAAGATAGAAC aagcATCGTTGGCGAGTTCAGATTACATCACTACATACAGTGACAGCATAGGAAATATTCAAGCAATTGATAGCGCGA aaattcgCGCAGCTGGACTTCCATCCGAAAGATGGGACTTTTCAATGACAACGTTACCTCGTCCTGGTATATGTCCAGACAAGGAGAATTTAGGCGATCAAACTTCTGTTCGTTGCTTGATATCGCCCAGCATTTTCACGAGATACGGCTTGACACATATAGATCTTTTTAAG ACTCGCGATAAAGAAGAAATGCGGGAAATATTTGAGAACATTGGTTTTGAGTTTCCGAAGGATAGTTTCGACACGTTTTGGGAAGAAGGACAGCGAAAGGATTGCACTGGTGGTGTGTGCGTGGAAACATTTCGGGAACTGCTCGCCGCGTCAGATTTtacgataaagaaaattacatgtggataa